In Desulfobacterales bacterium, a single genomic region encodes these proteins:
- a CDS encoding FAD-binding oxidoreductase, which translates to MEFNSLNDKHIKNLQAMVARERFSTGDSVLDLHAKDQSQHAPSRPEAVIWPVTSAEVVTILQYANEHRLAVTGWGSGSSLEGNPIPIQKGIVLDFNRMDRILDIRAEDFQADVEPGVIYQHLNEKLRHTGLFFPPDPGAQATIGGMIANNASGTRTVYYGSTKDYVLRLEVVLTSGEIIELGTRAAKTSSGYDLVHLMVGSEGTLGIVVGATLRLVGFPVEYSAAIATFTSVEAASKAVFEMIRAGLNPAALELLGSECIELMNREEQLGLTVSPTLFVEFHSSTASHLAEVLGMGREICDEFGCTEFRSGLGKAERDKIFKARHALGEMIIRTHPDCGTLVVDVAVPNTAYPKIIAAIGEEMKSTGIKGYTFGHAGDGNVHFNIPGKKGNKKQWAQIDELVHRLVSRAIDLGGTATGEHGVGLGKKKYMTAEHGKSLEWMKQIKTLFDPNGILNPGKIFP; encoded by the coding sequence TTGGAGTTCAATTCTCTGAACGATAAGCATATAAAAAATCTGCAGGCCATGGTCGCTCGTGAGCGGTTTTCCACCGGCGATTCGGTTCTCGATTTGCATGCCAAAGATCAGTCGCAGCATGCCCCCAGTCGGCCGGAAGCCGTCATCTGGCCGGTAACCAGTGCTGAGGTGGTGACCATTCTACAATATGCCAATGAGCACCGGCTCGCGGTAACCGGATGGGGCTCTGGGTCCAGCCTGGAAGGCAATCCGATTCCGATTCAAAAAGGCATTGTTTTGGATTTTAACCGGATGGACCGCATTCTGGACATTCGGGCTGAAGATTTTCAGGCTGATGTGGAACCTGGTGTTATCTATCAGCATTTGAATGAAAAATTGCGCCACACAGGCCTGTTTTTTCCGCCCGATCCCGGTGCCCAGGCCACCATTGGCGGCATGATTGCCAACAACGCCAGCGGGACCCGCACGGTGTATTACGGCTCCACCAAGGATTATGTGTTGCGGCTGGAGGTCGTTCTGACCAGCGGCGAAATCATCGAGCTGGGTACCCGCGCAGCCAAAACATCTTCGGGCTATGATTTGGTTCACCTGATGGTAGGATCCGAAGGGACACTGGGCATTGTGGTCGGCGCCACCTTGCGCCTGGTGGGTTTTCCGGTGGAATACTCGGCTGCCATTGCTACTTTTACCTCTGTAGAAGCTGCCAGCAAAGCGGTATTTGAGATGATCAGAGCCGGTTTGAATCCGGCGGCTCTGGAACTGCTGGGGTCAGAATGTATTGAACTGATGAACCGTGAAGAGCAGCTGGGCCTGACGGTTTCACCCACTTTGTTTGTCGAGTTTCACAGCTCTACGGCTAGCCACCTGGCAGAAGTCCTGGGGATGGGCCGAGAGATCTGTGATGAATTTGGGTGCACGGAATTTAGATCTGGTTTGGGTAAGGCCGAGCGGGATAAAATCTTCAAAGCGCGGCATGCACTGGGCGAGATGATTATTCGTACCCATCCGGATTGCGGTACCCTCGTTGTTGATGTGGCCGTTCCCAATACGGCCTATCCGAAAATTATCGCGGCCATTGGCGAGGAGATGAAATCAACCGGCATCAAGGGGTATACCTTCGGCCACGCCGGAGACGGCAACGTACACTTTAATATTCCCGGTAAAAAAGGTAATAAAAAGCAATGGGCTCAGATTGACGAGCTGGTCCACCGTTTGGTGTCAAGAGCTATTGATCTGGGCGGAACCGCCACCGGCGAGCACGGTGTGGGTTTGGGGAAGAAAAAGTACATGACCGCCGAGCACGGCAAAAGCCTGGAGTGGATGAAGCAGATCAAAACCCTGTTCGATCCCAACGGTATCTTAAACCCAGGGAAGATCTTTCCCTGA
- a CDS encoding ABC transporter ATP-binding protein — protein sequence MGSQLELINVSKLFGDVRAVDDVSLSIQHGEFLTLLGPSGSGKTTSLNMVAGFEIPDRGEILLENEDITTVAPNDRGIGMVFQNYALFPHMTVSDNIAFPLKMRKTPGPTIQQSVKEALELVKLPGFETRYPHQLSGGQQQRIALARAIVFKPKILLMDEPLGALDKKLRDHMRLEIKHLQESLDITVIYVTHDQEEALTMSDRIAIMNEGKIIQLDTPVALYESPASLFVAGFIGESNFLRGQIAESDGDRTAVETDEGLKVWVAKFNEANPGKAVSVAIRPEKIQILSPEATDSNEIANRFNGKIEEIVYLGEARIYRVSLAPGILVDVKVQSGPSVQNFKIGGDITIGWRQRHGLALT from the coding sequence ATGGGGTCTCAGCTTGAACTGATCAATGTCTCTAAACTATTTGGAGATGTCAGAGCTGTTGATGACGTATCTTTGAGCATTCAACACGGCGAGTTTCTGACACTGCTTGGCCCCAGTGGGTCGGGCAAAACGACCTCACTGAACATGGTCGCCGGTTTCGAAATTCCCGATCGTGGCGAGATCTTATTGGAAAATGAAGATATCACCACGGTAGCGCCAAATGATCGCGGTATTGGCATGGTGTTCCAAAACTATGCGCTCTTTCCCCACATGACCGTATCCGACAACATCGCCTTCCCGCTGAAAATGCGCAAAACCCCCGGCCCCACCATTCAGCAGTCCGTCAAAGAAGCGCTTGAGCTTGTCAAATTACCGGGATTTGAGACCCGTTACCCGCATCAACTCAGTGGCGGGCAGCAACAGCGAATTGCGCTGGCCCGGGCCATTGTTTTTAAACCCAAAATCCTGTTGATGGACGAACCTTTGGGCGCGCTGGATAAGAAACTCCGTGATCACATGCGGCTGGAAATCAAGCACCTGCAGGAGTCTTTGGATATCACCGTAATTTATGTTACCCACGACCAGGAAGAAGCGCTGACGATGTCGGATCGGATTGCCATTATGAACGAAGGCAAAATTATCCAGCTGGATACACCGGTGGCGCTGTATGAGTCGCCGGCCAGTCTGTTTGTGGCCGGCTTTATTGGCGAGTCTAATTTTCTAAGAGGTCAGATTGCAGAATCCGATGGTGACCGCACAGCCGTTGAGACCGATGAAGGCCTGAAGGTCTGGGTTGCCAAATTTAACGAGGCGAATCCCGGCAAAGCGGTTTCGGTTGCCATCCGGCCCGAAAAAATTCAAATCCTGAGCCCGGAAGCAACTGATTCCAATGAAATTGCCAATCGATTCAACGGCAAAATCGAAGAAATCGTCTATTTGGGTGAAGCCAGAATTTATCGCGTCAGTCTGGCACCGGGGATACTTGTGGATGTCAAAGTGCAAAGCGGGCCCAGTGTTCAAAATTTCAAGATCGGAGGTGATATTACCATCGGTTGGCGCCAACGCCACGGACTTGCCTTAACCTGA
- a CDS encoding ABC transporter substrate-binding protein: MKKKKETQNQKGLTRREFIVKTGAATGAALVTASVGPFVHTTMAKGGTLKICSYGGSYQESQRKALIQPFADKFGVKIIEASGPDIAKVKAQVDAKAFEWDVVDLETRHIARGELENLLEPIDTNVVNLEGIDKKAIRKAAVGNIFWTTSLAYNKKALADKKACASWADFWDVKNFPGPRALQDQAPFNLEFALLADGVPMDKIYPIDVERAFKKMDQIKDHITVWWKNGAQQIQLLTSAEAHYASAWNGRVNVAQKKNVPLEIVWEGGCLDLDWWAVPKGNPNRDLAMKFINFAISAERQGEQMQKYIAYGPTNLKAFNYITPERAKELPSYPDNLKKQFAHDADYWGPNLAPLTEKWKTWIIS; the protein is encoded by the coding sequence ATGAAAAAGAAAAAGGAAACCCAAAACCAAAAGGGCCTGACGCGTCGTGAATTTATCGTAAAAACCGGTGCGGCCACCGGTGCGGCTTTGGTGACGGCGTCAGTGGGACCGTTTGTTCACACCACCATGGCCAAGGGCGGCACCCTGAAGATTTGCTCATATGGCGGTTCCTATCAGGAGTCTCAACGCAAAGCCCTCATTCAGCCATTTGCGGATAAATTCGGTGTTAAGATTATCGAAGCATCGGGCCCGGATATTGCCAAAGTGAAGGCCCAGGTCGACGCCAAAGCGTTTGAATGGGATGTAGTGGATTTGGAGACCCGCCATATTGCCCGCGGCGAGCTGGAAAATCTTCTAGAGCCCATCGATACCAATGTGGTCAACCTTGAGGGCATTGACAAAAAGGCCATTCGCAAAGCAGCCGTCGGCAATATTTTCTGGACGACTTCTTTGGCTTATAACAAAAAAGCGCTTGCCGACAAGAAAGCGTGCGCCAGCTGGGCGGATTTCTGGGATGTCAAAAATTTTCCAGGTCCGCGGGCTTTGCAAGATCAAGCCCCCTTCAATCTCGAGTTTGCCCTGTTGGCCGACGGCGTGCCCATGGATAAAATTTATCCGATTGATGTCGAGCGCGCCTTCAAGAAAATGGATCAGATCAAAGACCACATCACAGTTTGGTGGAAAAACGGCGCCCAGCAGATTCAACTGTTGACCAGTGCCGAGGCCCACTATGCATCTGCCTGGAATGGGCGCGTCAATGTGGCCCAGAAAAAGAACGTGCCGCTGGAGATTGTTTGGGAAGGGGGCTGTCTTGATCTGGATTGGTGGGCCGTTCCCAAAGGCAATCCCAACCGAGATCTGGCGATGAAATTCATCAACTTTGCAATCTCTGCCGAGCGCCAGGGCGAGCAGATGCAGAAATACATTGCCTATGGCCCCACCAATCTCAAGGCGTTCAACTATATCACACCGGAGCGGGCCAAAGAGCTGCCGTCATATCCGGATAACCTCAAAAAGCAGTTTGCCCACGATGCGGATTACTGGGGACCGAATTTGGCGCCGTTGACTGAGAAATGGAAAACCTGGATTATCTCCTAA
- a CDS encoding ABC transporter permease, producing the protein MESADTILSQKITSSSFWHRKGFKRFILVVPALLALFLLFVYPISSILIKSLFSPDFTFEHYLYFFKTPLYSRLLWITFQISVLSTLSALIVGYPIAYVLRRARPGVRNFFLLAITLSFMISLLVRNYSWIIVLQRSGVVNSVLTYFGLIDSPFKLLHNKFGVMVGMTHIFVPYIVFPIYSVMMGIDLNLEKAAQNLGATRWQTFWRVSFPLSLPGIGAGALLVFIMALGFFITPALLGGRKEQMISNLIQIQVVDLLNWPFASAMSVILLLATLVVFAIYNRYLGVERLWGGVKT; encoded by the coding sequence GTGGAATCAGCGGACACTATCTTATCTCAAAAAATTACATCCAGCAGTTTCTGGCACCGCAAAGGTTTCAAAAGGTTTATTCTGGTGGTACCGGCCCTGTTGGCGCTTTTTCTGCTGTTTGTCTATCCGATTTCAAGCATCCTGATCAAAAGTTTATTTAGTCCGGATTTTACCTTTGAACATTATCTGTATTTTTTTAAAACGCCGCTCTATTCGCGGCTCTTATGGATAACCTTTCAGATTAGTGTTTTATCGACCTTATCGGCTCTGATCGTGGGCTACCCCATAGCCTATGTGCTGCGTCGTGCACGACCCGGTGTTCGTAATTTTTTCCTGCTGGCCATAACGCTTTCTTTTATGATTAGTCTTTTGGTGCGCAATTATTCCTGGATCATTGTTCTGCAGCGCAGCGGTGTCGTTAACTCCGTACTGACCTACTTCGGATTGATCGACTCACCGTTTAAGCTTTTGCACAACAAATTCGGTGTGATGGTCGGCATGACGCATATTTTTGTGCCCTACATCGTGTTTCCGATTTACTCTGTCATGATGGGTATTGATTTGAACCTTGAAAAGGCGGCCCAAAATCTGGGCGCCACCCGCTGGCAGACGTTCTGGCGGGTGTCGTTTCCGCTGAGTCTGCCCGGCATCGGCGCCGGTGCATTGCTGGTTTTTATCATGGCGTTGGGATTTTTTATCACCCCGGCCCTGTTGGGCGGGCGCAAGGAACAAATGATATCCAATTTGATTCAGATCCAGGTCGTGGATCTGTTGAATTGGCCCTTTGCATCGGCAATGTCGGTGATTTTACTGCTGGCCACGTTGGTGGTCTTTGCCATTTATAACCGCTACCTGGGGGTGGAGCGTCTGTGGGGAGGGGTCAAAACATGA
- a CDS encoding ABC transporter permease: MSQRSRKRAARFDPLHIGWPLWIVSGSAIFFLIAPVLLLIPMSLGSAEIIEFPPSKIGLDQYRKFFNHPAWQSAVLNSLQVSVMTAVFSTFLGLLASLGLVWGRFKGKGLINAFIISPMIVPLIVMALAFYISLAKFGLLGTKLGLVLAYTPLTLPFSVLPISATLRGFDRSLEHAARILGANRFQTFMKVTFPIIRPGVLTGAIFAFMIAFDEVVIALFICGSTAVTLPKKMWDVIRYEIEPMLPAISTLLLLLAALILVLVGMLQQRIARRMTVG, from the coding sequence ATGAGCCAAAGGTCACGCAAAAGAGCGGCGCGTTTCGATCCCTTGCACATCGGCTGGCCGCTTTGGATCGTATCCGGTTCGGCGATTTTTTTTCTGATTGCGCCGGTGCTGCTGCTGATCCCCATGTCTTTGGGTTCAGCTGAGATTATCGAATTTCCACCCAGTAAAATCGGTTTGGATCAATATCGCAAATTTTTCAACCACCCGGCCTGGCAGAGTGCGGTTCTAAACTCTTTACAGGTTTCGGTGATGACCGCCGTCTTTTCAACTTTCCTGGGTCTGTTGGCTTCTCTGGGGTTGGTTTGGGGCCGTTTCAAAGGCAAGGGTCTTATCAATGCCTTTATTATTTCCCCGATGATTGTGCCGCTGATTGTCATGGCTTTGGCGTTTTACATTAGCCTTGCCAAATTTGGCCTGTTAGGGACCAAGCTGGGACTGGTACTGGCTTACACCCCTTTAACCCTGCCGTTTTCGGTTCTGCCCATTTCAGCTACGCTACGCGGGTTTGATCGCAGTCTAGAACATGCCGCTCGCATATTGGGCGCCAATCGATTCCAGACCTTTATGAAAGTCACTTTTCCGATCATCCGGCCCGGTGTTCTGACCGGCGCTATCTTTGCTTTTATGATTGCCTTTGATGAAGTGGTGATCGCCCTATTTATTTGCGGTTCCACTGCCGTCACCCTGCCTAAAAAGATGTGGGATGTGATTCGCTATGAGATCGAACCCATGCTGCCTGCCATTTCAACCCTGCTTTTATTGCTGGCCGCTTTGATTCTGGTGTTGGTCGGTATGCTGCAGCAGCGTATCGCCCGGCGTATGACCGTCGGCTAA
- a CDS encoding SRPBCC family protein, which produces MPIVSLPHLSASRIIRTTPEKLWDVLTDTRRWTEWGPTVKAVRSDTRYIQAGTKGYVKTTLGFWAPFVVTEWVEGQYWAWHVFNIRATGHRIETIDTTNCRLVFEVPLWAAPYAMVCKLAAHRIARCLQIGDMRNSIPSNND; this is translated from the coding sequence ATGCCCATAGTTTCCCTGCCACATTTAAGCGCCAGTCGCATCATCCGAACAACACCTGAAAAATTATGGGACGTGCTGACCGACACCCGACGTTGGACCGAGTGGGGCCCTACGGTCAAAGCGGTTCGGTCTGACACACGTTATATTCAGGCCGGCACAAAGGGTTACGTCAAAACGACCTTAGGCTTTTGGGCGCCATTTGTCGTTACTGAATGGGTCGAGGGGCAATACTGGGCGTGGCATGTTTTTAACATTCGGGCCACCGGTCATCGTATCGAAACCATCGACACCACCAATTGCCGGCTTGTATTTGAGGTGCCGCTTTGGGCTGCACCCTACGCGATGGTCTGCAAACTAGCCGCCCATCGAATTGCCCGCTGTCTGCAGATCGGCGATATGCGCAACTCAATTCCATCTAACAATGATTGA
- a CDS encoding AsmA-like C-terminal region-containing protein — protein sequence METKPILVGTVIVVFFVIFAGLVFLPAVLSSDMLKPRILKSVNQQLPGNLQVAQWRFKWFSGIEAKGITYDDQTQNIFIEVAELKGYRGLVQLIANRNNLGGVEINRPQVLFYISDNQQTKPSKKAEPSQAAGLPAIAGILKITDGSIRMVNLKGDEKTVIKDLDLFLDVSDIEKPITYRVLLTSGDNIGRFAGEGTLTLSPENPFDLNAIQSDANLKVSNWELEDTLSILASQGNYPHGKGRLNADLNVKGSSAEALNLKGRLSMSRFELWGGPLKTDHPRFKNIAAKLDANITQGSLSLKQFELQSSVAQGTAQGSVSDQGAKQFSGSASINLVEAFSQLPQTLKLRRDTKISEGTLVMSYKVKSTGTATAFDSSAKIDRLKGASGGKSIAWNQPISLTARGEKRPDAIQIDKLSLRSAFINADGQGDLANMKGTLSADLAAALRELKKFVDIKEWDASGKLFAKFEIKETAPDINAASLNLDIRKLALSRNGRMILPQQDAKADLTTTVRRAASFSASQFQQPNLTVQSTMAKGNFKADHFQLDDSGKKTSVKNLAVDAKFNLQQISDVLLNFKKLSATTRLAGNAHLQTSGTLDSQQLTLNNTRVDARNFQYRTGQKAIREERLTLQTKGRLNFATRTAGLAPINVNGSAGSITVPRLTVNDWSNFQKDLKTQAQADLDLAKLFKAYGDFIELPGKTRVAGKGKVDLDVDFSSPTAQFLKVRADLAPFQLTSDTLPPIAEDRVKLTADLKRKPDGTVLTIENIQLNSTPLSLSAAGDLNQAGAHKKLNAAGSINLDLKMLSPFLEKIAGPQQITITGKGDNPFKLKMVSGGKRWTDSLKQTDFTGAIRAESINAFGLGISATEIPLRVANESAVAKLVTTANGGQLDLQPTLQLQKEPYMLTLPSDTYILKDVELTDAIAERLMSKLHPVFQGSVQAEGQVDLYMQHFNWPLDNKDRDKTDFAGTLRLKGVRINSTQLLSGILALVGVRGEEMDFGDLDIDFVARNGRIETSPIRLEVDGYPISLHGSVGFDKSLDYVAKLPITPKLVGDKAYTYLEGVTIDVPIRGNSSNPDIDEDTMHKASASMAEQALQKSLEKGLQNVLENLLKK from the coding sequence ATGGAAACAAAACCGATTTTAGTTGGAACTGTGATTGTCGTTTTTTTTGTGATTTTCGCCGGCCTCGTGTTTCTGCCGGCGGTATTGTCCAGCGACATGCTAAAACCGCGTATTTTGAAATCTGTCAACCAGCAGTTGCCGGGAAATCTACAGGTGGCGCAGTGGCGCTTTAAATGGTTCAGCGGTATTGAGGCCAAAGGCATCACCTACGATGATCAAACGCAAAACATTTTTATCGAAGTGGCTGAATTAAAGGGATATCGCGGGTTGGTTCAGCTTATAGCCAACAGAAACAACCTGGGTGGCGTCGAGATCAACAGACCGCAGGTGTTGTTTTACATTTCAGACAATCAACAGACGAAACCATCAAAAAAGGCTGAGCCTTCGCAAGCAGCCGGCCTGCCGGCCATCGCCGGTATCCTTAAAATTACCGACGGCAGCATCCGTATGGTGAATCTTAAAGGTGATGAAAAAACGGTGATCAAAGACCTCGATCTCTTCCTGGACGTATCGGATATCGAAAAGCCCATCACCTACCGTGTTTTGCTAACTTCCGGCGACAACATCGGCCGTTTTGCCGGCGAAGGCACCCTGACCCTCTCGCCTGAAAATCCCTTTGACCTCAACGCCATACAATCCGATGCCAATTTAAAAGTCAGCAACTGGGAACTCGAGGATACCCTGTCGATTCTGGCATCACAGGGCAACTATCCCCATGGTAAAGGGCGGCTCAATGCCGACTTGAACGTAAAAGGCAGCTCAGCCGAGGCGCTAAACCTCAAAGGTCGTTTATCTATGAGTCGATTTGAACTCTGGGGTGGCCCTCTGAAAACAGATCATCCACGATTCAAAAACATCGCTGCCAAGCTGGACGCCAATATCACGCAGGGTAGCTTATCACTAAAACAATTTGAGCTCCAATCCTCTGTGGCCCAGGGAACGGCTCAGGGCAGCGTCTCCGATCAGGGCGCTAAACAATTTAGCGGATCCGCAAGCATCAATCTGGTTGAGGCATTCTCCCAGCTGCCGCAAACCTTGAAGCTGCGTAGGGACACCAAGATCTCTGAAGGCACGCTTGTGATGTCTTACAAGGTAAAATCAACCGGCACGGCCACCGCATTTGACAGCAGCGCCAAAATCGACCGCTTAAAAGGCGCCAGCGGCGGCAAATCCATCGCCTGGAATCAGCCCATCTCACTCACAGCACGGGGTGAGAAGCGGCCGGACGCCATCCAAATAGACAAATTATCCCTGCGCTCAGCATTTATCAATGCCGACGGCCAGGGCGATTTGGCCAATATGAAAGGAACCCTATCAGCGGATTTGGCCGCTGCGCTCCGGGAATTGAAAAAATTTGTCGACATCAAGGAATGGGACGCTTCCGGTAAACTATTCGCCAAATTTGAAATCAAAGAAACCGCCCCCGACATAAATGCCGCTTCGCTAAATCTGGATATCCGCAAACTGGCCTTGAGTCGCAACGGCCGTATGATTTTGCCCCAACAGGATGCCAAGGCAGATTTAACGACCACCGTCCGCCGGGCCGCTTCTTTCAGCGCCAGCCAATTTCAACAGCCGAATCTAACCGTTCAGTCGACTATGGCCAAAGGCAATTTCAAGGCCGACCATTTTCAATTGGATGATAGCGGAAAAAAAACCTCTGTTAAGAATCTTGCCGTTGACGCCAAATTCAATCTGCAACAGATCTCAGATGTGCTGCTAAATTTTAAAAAACTTTCGGCCACAACCCGGCTGGCGGGCAACGCTCACCTTCAGACCAGCGGCACCCTGGATTCCCAACAACTGACGCTTAACAACACCCGCGTCGACGCCCGAAATTTCCAATATCGCACCGGACAAAAAGCAATTCGTGAGGAGCGCCTGACATTACAAACCAAAGGCCGGCTAAATTTTGCCACCCGGACTGCCGGGCTGGCGCCGATTAACGTCAACGGCTCAGCAGGCTCGATCACCGTACCGCGTTTAACGGTCAACGACTGGTCAAATTTTCAAAAAGATTTGAAAACCCAGGCGCAAGCCGATCTTGACCTGGCTAAACTATTCAAAGCCTACGGGGATTTTATTGAGCTGCCTGGAAAAACACGCGTGGCAGGTAAAGGTAAAGTTGATCTTGATGTCGACTTCTCATCCCCAACCGCTCAATTTTTGAAAGTTCGCGCTGATCTTGCCCCCTTTCAATTAACATCCGATACCCTGCCGCCGATTGCCGAGGACCGCGTCAAACTGACCGCCGATCTAAAGCGCAAGCCGGATGGAACGGTTTTAACCATCGAAAACATTCAACTCAATTCGACCCCGCTATCGCTCTCAGCTGCAGGTGATCTCAACCAGGCCGGCGCTCACAAAAAGCTGAATGCCGCCGGCAGCATCAATCTGGATTTGAAGATGCTATCTCCTTTTTTGGAAAAAATTGCCGGACCCCAGCAGATTACCATCACCGGTAAGGGCGACAATCCTTTTAAGCTCAAAATGGTATCAGGGGGTAAACGCTGGACCGATTCGCTCAAACAAACCGATTTTACCGGCGCCATCCGCGCTGAATCCATCAATGCCTTTGGCCTGGGTATTTCAGCCACAGAGATTCCGCTTCGGGTGGCTAACGAATCGGCCGTGGCCAAATTGGTCACCACTGCCAATGGTGGTCAACTCGACTTGCAACCGACCCTTCAGCTGCAAAAAGAACCTTACATGCTTACGCTGCCGTCAGACACCTACATTTTAAAAGACGTTGAACTCACCGACGCCATCGCCGAACGCCTGATGTCAAAACTCCACCCGGTCTTCCAGGGCTCGGTGCAGGCCGAAGGGCAGGTGGATTTGTATATGCAGCATTTTAACTGGCCTCTGGACAATAAGGATCGTGATAAAACAGACTTTGCCGGCACCCTGCGCTTGAAAGGTGTGCGAATCAATTCCACCCAGCTGCTCAGCGGCATACTGGCTCTGGTGGGTGTCCGCGGAGAAGAAATGGATTTCGGAGATCTGGATATTGACTTTGTCGCCCGCAATGGACGCATTGAAACTTCGCCCATCCGGCTTGAAGTGGACGGGTACCCGATTTCACTCCACGGCTCGGTGGGTTTTGATAAAAGCCTTGATTATGTGGCCAAACTGCCCATCACCCCCAAGCTGGTCGGAGACAAGGCGTATACTTACCTTGAAGGCGTCACCATCGATGTTCCCATCCGCGGCAATTCATCCAATCCGGACATTGACGAAGACACCATGCACAAAGCCTCCGCCAGCATGGCTGAACAGGCGCTGCAAAAATCTCTGGAAAAGGGTTTGCAAAACGTCCTCGAAAATCTGCTTAAAAAATAG
- a CDS encoding metallophosphoesterase yields MVRFFIIFFAVSALLASYMTWRLFGKAPFRRRWKIAMTVGIVATIFAPVLTIILRRSGFDNLGLHFLTWAGYLGVGFLSFVFSYLVIRDLVWLPVAGIKKVKTHFSKPAGNRDKIESIDSPSRRGFLVNSMNYGILAAAALTTGFGVAEAKQTPQVKRVPVPIDNLPPDLDGFRIVQITDIHVNPTFRRSSVEDIVAVVNTLEADIVALTGDLVDGSVDQLGYDVAPLAQIRSAAGNFFVTGNHEYYSGVIEWVEEVRRLGYTVLLNEHQLISRGQARLLVAGVTDYRGGNFLPTHRSDPQKALNGAPAADVKILLAHQPKNIFAAARAGYDLQISGHTHGGQFFPWNLLVGFAQPYVYGLHTHENTQIYVSRGTGYWGPPVRVGSPSEITLIKLVSR; encoded by the coding sequence ATGGTTAGATTTTTTATCATATTTTTCGCCGTTTCCGCCCTGTTGGCCAGCTATATGACCTGGCGGCTTTTTGGCAAAGCGCCCTTTAGGCGACGCTGGAAAATCGCGATGACTGTTGGCATCGTTGCCACCATATTTGCACCTGTTTTAACCATCATTCTGCGGCGGTCCGGATTCGATAACCTGGGTCTTCATTTTCTGACCTGGGCCGGCTATCTGGGTGTGGGTTTCTTAAGTTTCGTGTTTTCTTACCTGGTGATTCGTGATTTGGTGTGGCTGCCGGTGGCAGGCATTAAAAAGGTTAAAACGCATTTTAGCAAACCGGCCGGCAACCGAGATAAAATCGAGTCCATTGACAGCCCTTCCCGTAGAGGATTTCTCGTCAACTCGATGAATTACGGCATTCTGGCGGCAGCGGCGCTGACCACCGGCTTTGGCGTGGCCGAAGCCAAACAGACGCCGCAGGTCAAGCGGGTACCGGTTCCGATCGATAATCTGCCGCCTGATCTGGACGGTTTCAGAATCGTGCAGATTACCGATATTCACGTCAATCCCACCTTCCGGCGTTCCAGCGTGGAAGACATCGTAGCGGTAGTCAATACGCTTGAGGCCGACATTGTTGCCCTGACCGGGGACCTGGTGGACGGCTCGGTCGATCAACTCGGGTATGATGTGGCGCCTTTGGCCCAGATTCGATCCGCAGCGGGCAATTTTTTTGTGACCGGCAATCACGAGTACTATTCCGGTGTGATTGAATGGGTTGAGGAGGTGAGGCGGCTGGGGTATACGGTGCTGCTGAATGAGCATCAGCTGATTTCCCGGGGTCAGGCCCGCTTACTGGTGGCCGGTGTGACCGACTATCGTGGCGGCAATTTTTTGCCCACTCACCGCTCTGATCCGCAAAAGGCTTTAAATGGCGCACCAGCGGCGGATGTGAAAATCCTGTTGGCTCACCAGCCCAAAAATATTTTTGCAGCTGCCCGCGCCGGATACGATTTGCAGATTTCCGGCCACACCCACGGCGGTCAGTTTTTCCCGTGGAATCTGTTGGTTGGATTTGCCCAACCTTACGTTTACGGTTTGCACACCCACGAAAACACCCAGATCTATGTCAGCCGCGGCACCGGTTATTGGGGGCCTCCGGTGCGTGTGGGCTCGCCTTCTGAGATTACCCTCATCAAACTGGTTTCCCGCTAA